A genomic region of Methanomassiliicoccus sp. contains the following coding sequences:
- a CDS encoding PH domain-containing protein produces MTGEPLRCHPTIIVEDTLHIIVVMALFLFIFGRLDMSLVAALGVGALALTLLFSYRRWKRTLIRFSEKEVVIERDTLFKFKKVLPYSKIAAVNISQGLLNRIFGTSKLMININSGHNAILPEASLTFKRELAERLRGEMSRHLYDQSLPAEEEMRSIVSFSTKDVVVHSLFSVPTSQTLLGGVFLANSIVEMYNSVTTEMGAGGTALPSLFMFFLIQMVPSITQLFRYYNFKVHRQGEFIHLQHGLIRTYKTSFRISKINAVRVKSTLASRLLHRSCIEAEVVGIASGDSEGSSRPVICLLKDDETIKKVLGELVPEFVYERTPGKQPVGAWSVLRIRTLIASVLLVLAMAYPSAVLFRENASQEGLLNLAAYLLPLLTALAILAAVYAARVSYRVREIDLGEELFTFVNGILDRETVVMSYDKVQMVRVTKGPIARRFGVSRGTVHLLSSTGSKSISSGLFSEEQLDRIGDTVMERMASGKYDHRLNGI; encoded by the coding sequence GTGACCGGGGAGCCTCTCCGTTGCCATCCCACGATCATCGTGGAGGACACGCTGCACATCATCGTGGTCATGGCGTTGTTCCTATTCATTTTCGGGCGTCTGGACATGAGCCTGGTGGCGGCCTTGGGCGTGGGCGCCCTGGCCCTGACCCTCCTCTTCAGCTACCGCCGATGGAAGAGGACCCTCATCCGCTTCAGCGAAAAGGAGGTGGTTATCGAGAGGGACACCTTGTTCAAGTTCAAGAAGGTCCTTCCGTACTCCAAGATCGCCGCCGTGAACATTAGCCAGGGCCTTCTGAACAGGATCTTCGGGACGTCCAAGCTCATGATCAACATCAACTCCGGGCACAACGCCATACTTCCAGAGGCATCGCTCACGTTCAAGCGGGAATTGGCAGAGCGGCTGAGGGGCGAGATGTCACGGCATCTTTATGATCAGAGCCTTCCGGCAGAGGAGGAAATGAGGTCGATAGTATCCTTTTCCACCAAGGACGTGGTCGTTCACAGCCTGTTCAGCGTTCCCACGTCCCAGACCCTGCTGGGAGGAGTGTTCCTGGCCAACTCCATCGTGGAGATGTATAACTCCGTGACCACGGAGATGGGTGCCGGCGGCACGGCCCTTCCCTCGCTGTTCATGTTCTTCCTGATCCAGATGGTCCCGTCGATAACACAGCTCTTCCGATACTACAACTTCAAGGTTCACCGCCAGGGCGAGTTCATCCACCTGCAGCACGGCCTGATAAGGACGTACAAGACCTCGTTCCGCATCTCCAAGATAAACGCGGTGCGGGTCAAGAGCACCCTCGCCTCGAGGCTCCTGCATCGTTCCTGCATCGAGGCGGAGGTGGTGGGCATCGCCTCCGGGGACAGCGAAGGCAGCTCGCGCCCGGTGATATGCCTGCTCAAGGATGATGAGACCATCAAGAAGGTCCTCGGCGAGCTGGTTCCGGAGTTCGTTTACGAGCGCACTCCAGGGAAACAGCCTGTAGGTGCTTGGAGCGTGCTGCGCATAAGGACGCTCATCGCCTCCGTCCTCCTCGTCCTGGCGATGGCGTACCCATCGGCCGTCCTCTTCCGCGAGAACGCCTCCCAGGAGGGGCTCTTGAACCTGGCTGCTTACTTGCTGCCCCTCCTCACAGCGCTGGCCATACTGGCCGCCGTCTACGCGGCGCGCGTTTCCTATCGCGTCCGGGAGATCGATCTGGGGGAGGAACTGTTCACGTTCGTCAACGGCATCCTTGACCGTGAGACCGTCGTGATGAGCTACGATAAGGTGCAGATGGTACGGGTCACCAAAGGTCCCATCGCCAGGAGGTTCGGCGTATCTCGCGGGACCGTTCATTTGCTGTCGTCCACCGGCTCCAAGAGCATCTCCTCCGGACTGTTCTCCGAGGAGCAGCTCGATAGGATAGGCGATACTGTGATGGAGCGGATGGCTAGCGGGAAGTACGACCACCGCCTGAACGGCATCTGA
- a CDS encoding PH domain-containing protein, whose protein sequence is MTDGEEKDGTASYLRLNKKCMWSMYLGYAITYAVLLVGFILLMSLFGESLGDARSMVQLIGLAFLVIVLAYMLAAPPVFYSRYRYKITEDRVDVRSGILFLKHVMVPIERIHQVEVSRGPIDNMLGLGHVNVTTAGGIATVSYLEIAEAEKMAERLNRLIGTMLRDREST, encoded by the coding sequence ATGACAGATGGGGAGGAGAAGGACGGCACGGCCAGCTATCTAAGATTGAACAAGAAGTGCATGTGGTCCATGTACCTGGGCTACGCCATAACCTACGCCGTGCTCCTGGTGGGGTTCATCCTGCTCATGAGCCTATTTGGAGAGAGCCTCGGCGATGCCCGCAGCATGGTGCAGCTCATCGGCCTCGCATTCCTGGTGATCGTCCTCGCCTACATGCTGGCGGCCCCTCCGGTGTTCTATTCTCGATACCGCTACAAGATCACCGAGGACCGAGTGGACGTCCGCTCCGGCATCCTGTTCTTAAAGCATGTGATGGTGCCCATCGAGAGGATCCATCAAGTGGAGGTCTCCAGAGGCCCGATAGATAACATGTTGGGCCTGGGACATGTCAATGTAACCACCGCCGGGGGCATAGCCACCGTGAGCTACCTGGAGATAGCGGAGGCGGAGAAGATGGCGGAAAGGCTTAACAGGCTGATCGGCACCATGCTTCGGGACAGGGAATCAACGTGA
- a CDS encoding GNAT family N-acetyltransferase: MAQAAEDLRIVKVDRTNVEHYVSLIKALADFESLDPPDEDGKARLVRDVTSDPPLFQAYLAMLDGVPVGYLAFYFTYSTFLARPSLFLEDIFVLEEHRKKGLGKEMFRFCVQEAERRGCGRMEWTALDWNTPAHDFYEGRGAIKLDWVLFRLNSKDYHIALGR, translated from the coding sequence ATGGCCCAGGCGGCGGAGGACTTGCGGATCGTGAAGGTGGACCGGACCAACGTGGAGCACTACGTGTCTTTGATCAAGGCATTGGCCGACTTCGAGTCCCTGGACCCTCCCGACGAGGACGGCAAGGCCCGACTGGTCCGGGACGTAACCTCCGACCCGCCATTGTTCCAAGCGTACCTGGCCATGCTCGACGGCGTCCCCGTGGGATACCTAGCCTTCTACTTCACCTACTCCACCTTCCTGGCCCGGCCCTCTTTGTTCCTGGAGGACATCTTCGTGCTGGAGGAGCACCGCAAGAAGGGGCTGGGGAAGGAGATGTTCCGCTTCTGCGTCCAGGAGGCCGAGCGTCGTGGATGCGGAAGGATGGAGTGGACCGCCCTGGACTGGAATACTCCGGCCCACGACTTTTACGAGGGCAGGGGAGCGATCAAGCTGGACTGGGTGCTCTTCCGTCTCAACTCCAAGGACTACCATATCGCCCTGGGAAGGTGA
- a CDS encoding helix-turn-helix transcriptional regulator has translation MRTTIKEHRARLDLTQEDLAQKVGVRRETIVFLEKGKYNPSLRLAHDVAEALGMKIDDLFFFDDETGTSDAKGP, from the coding sequence ATGAGGACCACCATTAAGGAGCACCGCGCCCGTCTCGACCTGACGCAGGAGGACCTGGCCCAGAAGGTCGGGGTGAGAAGGGAGACCATCGTGTTCCTGGAGAAGGGGAAGTACAACCCCTCCCTTCGCCTTGCCCATGATGTCGCCGAGGCCCTGGGCATGAAGATAGATGACCTCTTCTTCTTCGACGACGAGACGGGGACATCGGACGCCAAAGGGCCGTAA
- a CDS encoding MFS transporter — MALNKDAVRRTLRYRWAVFGILAFAYFFVYFHRVSPAVVSNFLQISLGVGAASIAVLSSIYFYAYTVMQLPSGLLADKWGPRRTVSAFTLLAATGAFLTGVATNFELVMLGRLLIGIGVAAVYIPIMKILATWYRKNEFASLSGILLAVGNLGGLSAAGPLVLMSEAFGWQQVFIILGIITTIIAAAAWIITRDRPSELSLPTIQEIEDEESGRMDSNPSTSETLSMKQALRMTFGSGRRFWPLAIWFFFTYGSMMVYQGLWAGPFFKDVMGWDNATIGTVLTFIGIGMIVSCPISGYISDKILRSRRKVLIIGAVTYTIVWAAIWLMAGHTDSVEAYMVVNFLFGFFGGFFIVSYAQVKELFPIAIVGTTTAALNIFPFAGGAILQQVTGLMLIDRSVASYQGIWLFMLVCMVLATAMVFLSKERTLSAE; from the coding sequence ATGGCTTTGAACAAGGACGCTGTAAGAAGAACTCTTAGATACCGATGGGCGGTGTTCGGAATACTGGCCTTCGCGTACTTCTTCGTTTACTTCCATCGGGTGTCCCCCGCCGTGGTCTCAAACTTTTTGCAGATCAGCTTGGGTGTGGGAGCGGCCTCGATCGCCGTGCTCAGCTCCATATACTTCTACGCTTACACTGTGATGCAGCTACCCTCAGGACTGCTGGCTGACAAATGGGGACCTCGCAGGACCGTCAGCGCGTTCACGCTTTTGGCGGCGACCGGGGCGTTTCTCACCGGTGTGGCCACCAACTTTGAGCTGGTCATGCTGGGCCGGCTGTTAATCGGGATAGGGGTGGCGGCAGTGTACATCCCCATAATGAAGATACTGGCCACCTGGTACCGTAAGAACGAGTTCGCCTCTCTCTCCGGCATCCTCCTGGCCGTGGGCAATCTGGGCGGTCTGAGCGCGGCGGGACCATTGGTGCTGATGTCCGAGGCCTTCGGATGGCAGCAGGTGTTCATAATACTGGGAATCATTACAACGATCATAGCGGCAGCAGCCTGGATCATCACCAGGGACCGTCCTTCTGAACTGAGTCTTCCTACCATACAGGAGATCGAGGACGAGGAAAGTGGCCGTATGGATTCGAACCCCTCGACCTCAGAGACTTTATCCATGAAGCAGGCGCTGAGGATGACCTTCGGCTCCGGGAGAAGGTTCTGGCCTTTGGCCATCTGGTTCTTCTTCACCTACGGGAGCATGATGGTGTATCAGGGTCTGTGGGCAGGACCGTTCTTCAAAGACGTCATGGGCTGGGACAATGCTACCATCGGTACGGTCCTTACGTTCATCGGGATTGGGATGATCGTAAGCTGCCCCATATCTGGCTATATCTCGGACAAGATCCTTCGGTCACGGAGGAAGGTCCTGATCATCGGCGCAGTGACCTATACCATCGTCTGGGCTGCCATATGGCTCATGGCGGGGCACACCGACAGTGTCGAGGCGTATATGGTCGTCAACTTCTTGTTCGGCTTCTTTGGAGGATTCTTCATTGTTAGCTATGCTCAGGTCAAGGAGCTGTTTCCCATCGCCATCGTGGGCACTACCACCGCGGCCTTGAACATATTCCCCTTCGCAGGCGGCGCCATCCTACAGCAGGTGACCGGTCTTATGCTGATAGACCGCTCTGTGGCATCCTATCAGGGGATCTGGCTGTTCATGCTGGTCTGCATGGTGCTTGCCACTGCCATGGTCTTCCTGTCAAAGGAGCGGACGCTCTCCGCTGAATGA
- a CDS encoding RNA-guided pseudouridylation complex pseudouridine synthase subunit Cbf5 — translation MANMLVRDKSPLSVGAGKRPQDRTVEELLEAGVINMDKPMGPTSHQATAWVREILQTEKIGHGGTLDPKVSGVLPIATGRAVRALNLVLRSDKEYVCLMRLHRDRKEEDVRRIIGTFIGRIYQTPPVRSAVKRQMRIRTVHRLDILEIKGRDVLFRVECDAGTYIRTLCVDIGDALGVGASMEDLRRVRSGNMSEDRSVTLQDIKDAYVDWKAGDEKWLRSMLMPFEVLFDPLPRVIVKDSAVDAICHGADLAVVGVAQVDETVVKETMVAFFTLKGEVVAVGTAKMTAEEMVKAKEGIGCTTDRVYMPSGTYPKMW, via the coding sequence ATGGCTAATATGTTGGTCCGTGACAAGAGCCCCTTGAGCGTTGGTGCGGGGAAGAGACCTCAGGACCGCACCGTGGAGGAGCTGCTGGAGGCAGGGGTTATCAACATGGACAAGCCCATGGGCCCGACCTCGCACCAGGCCACGGCGTGGGTTCGGGAGATCCTGCAGACTGAGAAGATCGGTCACGGCGGAACCCTCGACCCCAAGGTCTCTGGCGTTCTCCCCATAGCCACCGGCCGAGCCGTAAGGGCATTGAACCTGGTGCTGCGTTCCGACAAGGAGTACGTCTGCCTCATGCGCCTCCACCGCGACCGCAAGGAGGAGGACGTACGCCGGATTATAGGAACGTTCATAGGCCGCATCTATCAGACTCCGCCTGTGCGCTCTGCGGTGAAGCGGCAGATGCGTATCCGGACCGTTCACCGTTTGGACATTTTAGAGATAAAGGGACGGGACGTGCTGTTCCGCGTGGAGTGCGATGCCGGAACCTACATCCGCACGCTATGCGTGGATATAGGGGACGCCTTGGGCGTGGGCGCCAGTATGGAAGACCTGCGCCGGGTGCGCTCCGGAAACATGAGCGAGGACCGCTCGGTCACGCTCCAGGACATAAAGGACGCCTACGTGGATTGGAAGGCCGGGGATGAGAAATGGCTGCGTTCCATGCTAATGCCCTTCGAGGTGCTGTTCGATCCCCTGCCCCGGGTGATCGTAAAGGACAGTGCCGTGGACGCCATCTGCCACGGGGCCGACCTAGCCGTGGTTGGTGTGGCCCAGGTCGACGAGACGGTCGTGAAGGAGACGATGGTGGCGTTCTTCACGCTCAAGGGCGAGGTCGTGGCCGTGGGGACTGCCAAGATGACGGCCGAGGAGATGGTAAAGGCCAAGGAAGGGATCGGCTGCACCACCGACCGCGTGTACATGCCCTCAGGCACGTATCCCAAGATGTGGTAG
- a CDS encoding AAA family ATPase encodes MRITISGPPGSGKTTVCKLVAERLDLEVIISGNIFRQMARESRMSLADFGRMCETDPEADRMLDDRMVQIARCQDDIILEGRLTAYMLTRNDISAFRVYMDADLDVRSARVAEREGGTVEQRREEIMQREECEVRRYLKYYDIDIRDRSIYDLIVDTTFLTPSEVADRICEAAVEQYG; translated from the coding sequence ATGAGGATCACTATCAGCGGGCCCCCAGGTTCGGGGAAGACGACGGTCTGCAAGCTAGTGGCGGAGAGGCTTGACCTGGAGGTCATAATCTCCGGGAACATCTTCCGCCAAATGGCAAGGGAATCGCGCATGTCCCTGGCCGACTTCGGCCGCATGTGCGAGACCGACCCCGAGGCCGATCGGATGCTCGATGACCGCATGGTGCAGATCGCCCGCTGCCAGGACGATATCATTCTAGAGGGGCGCCTCACCGCCTACATGCTCACCCGCAACGACATCTCCGCATTCCGGGTGTACATGGATGCCGACCTTGACGTTCGCTCCGCAAGGGTCGCGGAGCGGGAGGGGGGAACGGTGGAGCAGAGAAGGGAGGAGATCATGCAGCGGGAGGAGTGCGAGGTCAGGCGATACCTCAAATACTATGACATCGACATCCGTGACCGCAGCATATACGACCTTATCGTCGACACCACCTTCTTGACACCGAGCGAGGTGGCGGACAGGATATGCGAAGCGGCGGTTGAGCAATATGGCTAA
- a CDS encoding DUF106 domain-containing protein: MDANVPSARPAPDPKKQISTFITMFTFVLAMFILFDQDLRHWLGTMVGYAFEPTVGLGNSMPVVTLFLTGILMTAATILVRHFFTDYVGQAESQKIVNAFNKELQKARLENNKYKIKKLTEEQPKIMKKSMDMSTTQMKLMPLTMLVVIPIFAWLSVWMAGLGPAAVVNVPWASNVDLNALNVFPNWVLLYSLISIPFGQILGRALRYVQFRKRLRTIEAPAV; the protein is encoded by the coding sequence ATGGACGCTAACGTACCCAGTGCCAGGCCCGCGCCTGACCCTAAGAAGCAGATAAGCACGTTCATCACCATGTTCACCTTCGTGCTCGCAATGTTCATCCTTTTCGACCAGGACCTTCGTCACTGGTTGGGAACGATGGTCGGATACGCGTTCGAGCCTACAGTGGGCTTAGGTAACAGCATGCCAGTGGTGACCCTGTTCCTGACGGGCATCCTCATGACCGCCGCCACCATACTGGTCCGGCACTTCTTCACCGACTATGTTGGACAGGCAGAGAGCCAGAAGATCGTGAACGCCTTCAACAAGGAGCTGCAGAAGGCAAGGCTGGAGAACAACAAGTACAAGATCAAGAAGCTCACCGAAGAGCAGCCCAAGATCATGAAGAAGTCGATGGACATGTCCACCACCCAAATGAAGCTCATGCCCCTGACCATGCTCGTGGTCATCCCCATATTCGCATGGCTTTCAGTATGGATGGCTGGGCTGGGACCGGCTGCTGTGGTCAACGTCCCCTGGGCATCGAACGTGGACCTCAACGCCCTCAACGTGTTCCCCAACTGGGTGCTTCTGTACTCGCTGATCTCCATCCCCTTCGGCCAGATACTGGGCCGGGCCCTCAGGTACGTCCAGTTCCGTAAGCGGCTGAGGACCATCGAGGCTCCAGCCGTATGA
- the secY gene encoding preprotein translocase subunit SecY encodes MADEHSTSRLYKLKPLTDRLPAVKRPEGHVHFRTKLLWVILMLVFYFVMTNVYLYGLDQENVIDLFGPYRAILAGAQGSLMHLGIGPIVTASIIMQLFVGAKIIKLDLTNDEDKAVYQGTQKFLVIVMILVESIPQVFGYLVPSDALVTGLDSVMGATGAFSGENIARSIIIIQLFLGSYLVFLMDEVVSKWGIGSGISLFIAAGVAQAIFTGTVNWNPVDGSLPVSTSNPPAGTIPRTIFYLLNVPSSTMASGGYESLLLQPPNPIIALVGTIIIFLFVAYVESSRIELPLAHGTARGARGRYPIKLLYASNIPVILMAAVLANISMFALLFYTNPTLQQVPILGHNPWLGYFTAESGSSPAGGLAWYLSTPNGLAGWLLPMLNPEQYSDMVFGHSSLQILIRVLAYTGVMIGGSIMFAKFWIMTTNMGPEAVARQIENSGLQIPGFRRDPRVLKRVLERYIPVVTVISGALVGGLAAGADLIGTVGNASGTGVLLAVGILIQFYEALGREQMMEMHPMLRGFFGGE; translated from the coding sequence ATGGCCGACGAGCATAGCACAAGTAGACTGTACAAGTTGAAACCGCTGACGGACAGGCTCCCAGCAGTGAAGCGTCCGGAAGGGCACGTGCACTTCCGGACCAAGCTCCTGTGGGTCATCCTGATGTTGGTCTTCTACTTCGTCATGACCAATGTATACCTGTATGGGCTGGATCAAGAGAACGTCATAGATCTGTTCGGCCCTTACAGGGCGATCCTCGCGGGGGCCCAAGGCTCCCTGATGCACCTGGGCATTGGTCCGATAGTCACCGCCTCGATCATAATGCAGTTGTTCGTCGGCGCCAAGATCATCAAGCTGGACCTCACCAATGATGAGGACAAGGCGGTATACCAGGGAACCCAGAAGTTCCTGGTCATCGTGATGATCCTGGTCGAGTCGATCCCCCAGGTTTTCGGATACCTGGTACCCTCGGACGCCCTAGTGACCGGCCTGGACAGTGTCATGGGCGCTACCGGAGCCTTCAGCGGCGAGAACATCGCCCGTTCGATAATCATCATACAGCTGTTCTTAGGCTCGTACCTAGTGTTCCTGATGGACGAGGTCGTCTCCAAATGGGGCATAGGGAGCGGCATTTCGCTGTTCATAGCAGCTGGCGTAGCGCAAGCCATATTCACAGGAACAGTGAACTGGAACCCCGTAGATGGTAGCCTTCCGGTGAGCACCAGCAATCCGCCGGCAGGAACCATTCCAAGGACCATATTCTACCTATTGAACGTGCCATCGAGCACGATGGCGTCAGGTGGCTATGAATCCTTATTGCTGCAGCCACCCAATCCCATTATAGCGCTGGTGGGAACGATCATCATCTTCCTGTTCGTGGCGTACGTTGAGTCATCGAGGATCGAGCTCCCCCTGGCCCACGGTACTGCACGTGGTGCGAGAGGACGATACCCCATCAAGCTGCTGTATGCCTCTAACATCCCGGTCATCCTGATGGCGGCGGTCCTGGCCAACATCAGCATGTTCGCACTCCTTTTCTATACCAATCCCACGTTGCAGCAAGTGCCGATACTGGGCCACAACCCCTGGCTGGGATATTTCACGGCAGAGTCCGGTTCGTCCCCCGCAGGAGGTTTGGCGTGGTATCTGTCCACACCGAACGGTCTCGCCGGTTGGCTGTTGCCAATGCTGAACCCGGAACAATACTCTGATATGGTATTCGGCCACAGCTCACTGCAGATCCTGATCAGGGTGTTGGCCTATACAGGAGTGATGATCGGTGGCTCGATCATGTTCGCAAAGTTCTGGATCATGACCACCAACATGGGACCGGAGGCGGTGGCTCGGCAGATAGAGAACTCCGGCCTGCAGATACCCGGTTTCAGGCGTGATCCCCGTGTCCTCAAGAGAGTATTGGAACGATACATTCCAGTGGTCACGGTCATCTCCGGTGCGCTGGTGGGTGGACTGGCAGCGGGAGCCGATCTCATAGGTACGGTGGGTAACGCCTCCGGTACCGGTGTGCTCCTAGCAGTAGGTATCCTTATACAGTTCTATGAGGCATTAGGCAGAGAGCAGATGATGGAAATGCACCCCATGCTAAGAGGGTTCTTCGGAGGTGAGTGA
- a CDS encoding 50S ribosomal protein L15 produces MPSRTNKFRGSRTHGRGKKSGRGAGKIGGHGNAGLHKHKTISVLKYDPLHFGRHGFKRPQKVVSAKITLNVGDLEERLEELLKQGFAVNQDGKVKINLANMGVDKLLGFGKVSNSFEVVVAESSARAKEKLEAAGGSVAQP; encoded by the coding sequence ATGCCAAGCAGAACTAACAAGTTCAGAGGGAGCAGGACCCATGGGCGTGGGAAGAAGAGCGGCAGAGGAGCGGGCAAGATCGGAGGTCACGGGAACGCCGGCCTACACAAACACAAGACAATATCCGTGCTCAAATACGACCCGCTGCACTTCGGCCGCCACGGCTTCAAGCGCCCGCAGAAGGTCGTTTCCGCCAAGATCACCCTCAACGTCGGTGACCTTGAGGAGCGTCTCGAAGAGCTCCTGAAACAGGGCTTCGCTGTGAACCAGGACGGTAAAGTAAAAATCAACCTTGCCAATATGGGCGTGGACAAGCTCCTGGGATTCGGGAAGGTCTCAAACTCGTTCGAAGTAGTGGTTGCCGAGTCCTCGGCCCGAGCGAAGGAAAAGCTCGAGGCTGCTGGGGGCTCGGTAGCCCAACCGTAG
- a CDS encoding 50S ribosomal protein L30, with translation MAFAVIRVRGHRKINKDIEDTMCMLRLTRVNHCVIIPENDAMKGMLQKAKDFITWGEVSEETLVKMIRTRGRLMGDKPIDDDYMGASSRFATVDDFAKSVVKDETKYSELKDVKPLFRLHPPAKGYEAVKKDLKTHGSLGYRGDKINALIERML, from the coding sequence ATGGCATTCGCGGTAATCAGAGTACGCGGACACAGGAAGATAAACAAGGACATCGAGGACACGATGTGCATGCTCCGCCTCACCCGCGTCAACCACTGCGTCATCATCCCCGAGAACGATGCTATGAAGGGAATGCTGCAGAAGGCCAAGGACTTCATCACCTGGGGGGAGGTTTCCGAGGAAACCCTCGTCAAGATGATCAGGACCCGCGGCCGGCTCATGGGTGACAAGCCCATCGACGACGATTACATGGGAGCTAGCTCCCGTTTCGCCACGGTGGACGATTTCGCCAAGAGCGTGGTCAAGGACGAGACCAAGTACTCCGAGCTGAAGGACGTCAAGCCCCTGTTCAGGCTGCATCCTCCCGCCAAGGGATACGAGGCTGTGAAGAAGGACCTCAAGACCCATGGGTCCCTGGGGTATAGGGGCGATAAGATCAACGCCCTAATCGAGAGAATGCTGTGA
- a CDS encoding 30S ribosomal protein S5, whose translation MAEWNPKTKLGKMVLSGEITTMSQALATKLPLREPEIVDILLPELKDEVIDLNMVQRMTDSGRRVRFAVTSCVGNGDGFVGLGRAKGKEVGPTIRKAIDNAKLNMIEIKRGCGSWECGCGTAHSLPMTVTGTTGSVEVTLKPAPRGIGLAVGDVAKSILGLAGVKDSWGFARGHTKTTVNYALATFDALKRTSEVRVTEEQEKRLKIISGPTQVHVAGSPIEGDPAALKEA comes from the coding sequence ATGGCAGAATGGAATCCGAAGACAAAACTGGGCAAGATGGTCCTGAGCGGTGAGATCACCACCATGAGCCAGGCCCTGGCCACCAAGCTTCCGCTGAGGGAGCCGGAGATCGTCGACATCCTCCTGCCGGAACTTAAGGACGAGGTCATCGACCTCAACATGGTCCAGAGAATGACCGACTCCGGGCGTAGGGTCCGGTTCGCGGTCACCAGCTGCGTCGGCAACGGCGACGGCTTCGTCGGCCTGGGCCGTGCGAAGGGTAAGGAGGTCGGGCCTACCATCCGGAAGGCCATCGACAATGCCAAGCTCAACATGATAGAGATCAAGAGGGGCTGCGGGTCCTGGGAATGCGGCTGCGGAACGGCCCACTCCCTGCCTATGACCGTAACCGGAACCACCGGCTCGGTCGAGGTCACCTTGAAGCCGGCGCCTCGCGGTATCGGACTGGCCGTCGGTGACGTCGCCAAGAGCATCCTCGGCCTGGCCGGGGTAAAGGACTCCTGGGGCTTCGCCCGAGGGCACACCAAGACCACCGTCAACTATGCGCTGGCGACGTTCGATGCTCTGAAGAGGACCTCTGAGGTCAGAGTTACCGAGGAGCAGGAGAAGCGCCTCAAGATCATCAGCGGACCTACCCAGGTCCATGTGGCCGGTTCCCCCATCGAGGGGGACCCCGCCGCGCTCAAGGAAGCGTGA
- a CDS encoding 50S ribosomal protein L18, producing the protein MADGPRYRVPFRRRREGRTDYRQRQRLLRGRVPRAVVRISHRNANVQFITYDEVGDKVLATATAKELVKLGWTGATGNLPAAYLTGYLAGKRASQNGVENAVLDIGLKGPARGSAVFAALKGMLDAGINIPHGEEVLPTQDRINGAHIDENLSKTIEEVKSRMEAN; encoded by the coding sequence ATGGCAGACGGACCGAGATACAGAGTGCCCTTCCGCAGGCGCAGGGAGGGAAGGACAGATTACAGGCAGAGGCAGAGGCTTCTCAGGGGCCGTGTCCCCAGAGCAGTAGTACGCATCTCCCACAGGAACGCCAACGTCCAGTTCATCACCTACGACGAGGTCGGGGACAAGGTCCTGGCCACCGCCACCGCTAAGGAGCTGGTAAAGCTCGGGTGGACCGGTGCCACCGGAAACCTTCCCGCAGCCTACCTCACCGGCTACCTGGCCGGCAAGAGGGCTTCCCAGAACGGGGTCGAGAATGCGGTCCTGGACATAGGCCTGAAGGGACCGGCGAGAGGCTCAGCGGTCTTCGCCGCCCTGAAGGGCATGCTCGACGCGGGCATCAACATCCCCCATGGCGAGGAGGTTCTCCCCACCCAGGATAGGATCAACGGTGCCCACATCGATGAGAACTTGAGCAAGACTATAGAAGAGGTCAAGAGCCGGATGGAGGCGAACTGA
- a CDS encoding 50S ribosomal protein L19e — translation MDLKNQRRMAAEILDCGENRVWIDPNRAEDLSDAITRADIRTAIESGTIKALPKAGISQGRTRYNKAQRKKGRQRGPGSRKGRAGARSPTKRDWIQTIRPLRAELRELRDSGKISKHIYREFYMKAKGGVFKSRAHLLTHLKSEGHLQEAK, via the coding sequence ATGGACCTTAAGAACCAAAGGCGCATGGCCGCAGAGATCCTGGATTGCGGGGAGAACCGTGTCTGGATCGATCCCAACAGGGCAGAGGACCTGTCCGACGCCATCACCAGGGCGGATATCCGCACGGCGATCGAGTCAGGCACTATCAAGGCCCTGCCCAAGGCAGGGATCTCCCAGGGCAGGACCAGGTACAACAAGGCCCAGCGCAAGAAGGGACGCCAACGCGGACCTGGCAGCAGGAAGGGCAGGGCAGGCGCCCGTAGCCCCACCAAGAGGGACTGGATACAGACCATCAGACCCTTGAGGGCTGAGCTGAGAGAGCTTAGGGACAGCGGCAAGATATCCAAGCATATCTACCGCGAGTTCTACATGAAGGCCAAGGGTGGCGTGTTCAAGAGCCGCGCGCACCTGCTGACCCACCTTAAGAGCGAGGGTCATCTGCAGGAGGCCAAGTAA